The following are encoded in a window of Armatimonadota bacterium genomic DNA:
- the asnB gene encoding asparagine synthase (glutamine-hydrolyzing) has protein sequence MDAGPVSPARTEAMTAQLAYRGPDGMGVATGPGYSFGHRRLSIIDRTEASAQPMSDSASQTVLTYNGEIYNYRDLRSELVKRGATFRSEGDAEVLINGYLEWGLAELLQRVRGMFAFALLDRRDHSLHLVRDPVGKKPLFYHQSEGEVVFASSALALVAGLGYVPDVDPIAVDELLWNTYIPAPRSIFVGVEKVPPATAVSISTDGDTKSSVYWQCDFGRTDAGIDLPEWMNRTEEAITTAIRRRFVADVPVGITLSGGIDSGLAVALASQAVGRVSTYTIQTEDKVLDESDRAAMVAKRYGTDHHVLLIEADMRNDLPSLVNALGEPLGDSSAANLFMLAKIAKPLVSVLLTGDGGDETFGGYGAMYAGYMGNRIGRWLRGPLRPMGLMLAGILDRAPGAARRGGTLMRYASLPPEQTFGRTSIITDQLRTELLTSDMLARVGEHTPWLHYDETLASTKDLPLDARVMDAYFNTILPGDLLQKADCSTMAVGLEARSPYLDLDVISLAQRMPGSVRFHGGQKGLLRTIARKYLPAEIVDHKKQGFGAPFAHWLRNEWTDLVDEFVCGPTVEERGWVRRESLERVLASFRAGGPRGPLLWTLLILELWLRRAAEIARTSPATAGA, from the coding sequence TTGGATGCCGGCCCGGTGAGCCCGGCGCGTACCGAAGCCATGACGGCGCAGCTTGCCTATCGCGGGCCGGACGGCATGGGAGTTGCCACCGGTCCGGGGTACTCCTTTGGGCATCGGCGCCTTTCGATCATCGATCGGACGGAAGCAAGCGCGCAGCCAATGTCGGATTCAGCTTCGCAGACGGTACTAACCTACAACGGCGAGATCTACAACTATCGCGATCTTCGGTCGGAACTGGTGAAGCGTGGCGCCACCTTCCGGTCCGAGGGCGACGCCGAAGTCCTTATCAACGGCTATCTCGAATGGGGTCTCGCCGAGCTGCTCCAGAGAGTGCGCGGCATGTTTGCCTTTGCGTTGCTTGACCGGCGCGACCACAGCCTTCACCTGGTACGTGATCCCGTCGGTAAAAAGCCGCTCTTTTACCATCAGAGTGAAGGTGAGGTGGTCTTCGCCTCTTCAGCCCTGGCCCTGGTCGCCGGTCTCGGCTATGTTCCGGATGTGGACCCAATCGCCGTGGACGAGCTGCTATGGAACACCTACATCCCGGCTCCGCGTTCCATATTTGTGGGTGTAGAGAAGGTACCGCCCGCTACGGCTGTGTCCATTTCAACGGACGGCGATACCAAAAGCAGCGTGTACTGGCAGTGTGACTTTGGCCGAACGGACGCCGGCATCGATCTTCCGGAGTGGATGAACCGTACCGAAGAGGCGATCACTACGGCAATTCGCCGGCGGTTTGTAGCCGATGTACCGGTTGGCATTACGCTCTCCGGCGGCATCGACTCCGGTCTTGCGGTCGCCCTTGCCTCGCAGGCGGTCGGACGCGTTAGCACCTATACGATCCAGACGGAAGACAAGGTGCTGGATGAGAGCGACCGGGCCGCGATGGTTGCAAAGCGGTACGGAACGGATCACCACGTCCTGCTGATTGAGGCGGATATGCGGAACGACCTGCCGTCGCTCGTCAACGCGCTCGGTGAGCCGCTCGGCGACAGCTCCGCTGCAAACCTGTTTATGTTGGCGAAGATCGCCAAACCACTGGTATCGGTACTGCTCACCGGCGATGGCGGAGACGAGACCTTCGGCGGCTACGGCGCAATGTATGCCGGGTACATGGGCAACAGGATCGGTCGCTGGCTCCGCGGGCCGCTGCGCCCGATGGGCCTGATGTTGGCAGGTATTCTGGACCGGGCTCCCGGGGCAGCGCGCAGAGGCGGCACACTGATGAGGTATGCCAGTTTGCCGCCGGAGCAGACGTTTGGGCGCACGAGCATCATCACGGACCAGCTGCGGACCGAGTTGCTCACCTCCGACATGCTCGCTCGCGTTGGTGAACACACTCCGTGGCTGCACTACGACGAAACACTCGCGTCTACGAAGGATTTGCCACTGGATGCGCGCGTGATGGATGCATACTTCAACACAATCCTGCCGGGCGATTTGCTCCAAAAGGCTGATTGTTCCACCATGGCGGTGGGTCTCGAAGCACGTTCGCCATACCTGGACCTGGATGTTATCTCACTGGCGCAACGGATGCCGGGGAGCGTGCGGTTTCATGGCGGTCAAAAGGGGCTGTTGCGCACGATTGCAAGAAAGTACCTCCCGGCGGAGATTGTTGATCATAAGAAGCAGGGATTCGGCGCACCATTTGCGCACTGGCTGCGCAACGAATGGACGGACCTGGTGGACGAGTTTGTATGCGGCCCAACCGTCGAAGAGCGCGGCTGGGTTCGTCGCGAGTCGCTTGAGCGGGTTTTGGCAAGCTTCCGCGCCGGTGGGCCGCGCGGACCGCTATTGTGGACGCTCCTGATACTGGAGTTGTGGCTGCGCCGCGCTGCTGAGATCGCGCGGACGAGCCCGGCGACGGCTGGCGCCTGA
- a CDS encoding methyltransferase domain-containing protein, producing MSEVGTGSIVDPMYTTGKFYTESKGARDAAFKIAELRKLIGPLCGKYNFRFNRAADIGCDTGQTTFLLRDMLRDLGFPQAQAVGYDLHPHVNEIQGDDSTRFIQGDFCATKEATFDLAILLDVIEHVPAPADFMRQVANKARWVALHIPLDNTWLNSLRNQSAKKLDYPGHLVILDIPSAINLVTLSGLRVVAYNIDPAFRAPSGRATKMLKLMYPLRQLLHAISPFLLQRTLGGVCLTVLARSPIDMEAGQASAASG from the coding sequence ATGAGTGAGGTCGGTACTGGGTCCATCGTTGACCCAATGTACACAACAGGCAAGTTCTACACGGAATCGAAAGGCGCTCGTGATGCAGCATTCAAAATTGCGGAGTTGAGGAAGCTTATTGGTCCGCTGTGCGGCAAGTACAACTTCCGGTTCAACCGGGCAGCGGACATCGGCTGCGATACCGGACAGACGACCTTTCTGCTGCGCGATATGCTTCGCGACCTTGGGTTCCCGCAGGCCCAGGCGGTAGGTTATGACCTGCACCCGCACGTAAACGAGATTCAGGGGGATGACAGCACGCGATTCATCCAGGGCGACTTTTGCGCCACTAAAGAGGCGACTTTTGACCTTGCTATCCTCCTCGACGTGATCGAGCACGTGCCAGCGCCGGCAGATTTCATGCGGCAGGTGGCGAATAAGGCGCGCTGGGTCGCCCTGCATATCCCGCTTGACAACACGTGGCTCAACTCTCTCCGCAACCAGTCAGCCAAAAAGCTCGACTACCCGGGCCACCTCGTCATTCTCGATATCCCGTCTGCAATCAATCTGGTGACGCTGTCGGGCCTGCGGGTTGTGGCCTACAACATCGACCCGGCTTTTCGGGCGCCAAGCGGCAGGGCAACGAAGATGCTCAAGCTCATGTATCCCCTGCGGCAGCTGCTGCATGCGATATCGCCATTTCTACTGCAGCGGACACTCGGTGGCGTCTGTCTCACGGTCCTGGCGCGGTCGCCGATCGACATGGAAGCCGGCCAGGCTAGCGCCGCGAGCGGCTAG
- a CDS encoding family 10 glycosylhydrolase has translation MKLKSLTMWIGACAASLLISSGALAAPRQNSAEVRAAYIVPEAQFSPDEKTATQQIADFVAKLQAANFNLLFVYVRSEYFAALTDATYQKTVPKAKFDVVGLFINAALKAGIKVDLTYSVTKYKSKASPEFVTRLGGNPDWAVKRPNQGSIDPKTGKPIVQPWTVVCLSWAAARQFELNLIDKMLQHYKGVSGIQIEEPGYSSNDFCVCTACMQIYKDQFHITGTPDLKSAAAQYVRIIGVTQFLQALRKLMNTKYPGLSLSANGGYDFAAAKTTLGSDWVNWAKAGLIDFYVGQVYQSDLPGFNAHVAQVVNTMGLYCPVVILVGVGWYASKLLPNAKNSPVTITQEISALRTDGVAGEALFSGKDITDTIFTQVHSSLFTSPVGLPLLKFAPP, from the coding sequence ATGAAACTCAAGTCACTGACTATGTGGATCGGCGCTTGCGCCGCCTCGCTGCTTATCTCCAGTGGCGCACTGGCAGCGCCGAGGCAGAACTCTGCCGAGGTGCGTGCGGCTTACATCGTGCCGGAAGCGCAATTCAGCCCTGACGAGAAAACGGCCACGCAGCAGATTGCCGATTTTGTGGCGAAGCTGCAGGCAGCCAATTTCAATCTGCTCTTCGTTTATGTGCGCAGCGAGTACTTCGCGGCGCTCACCGACGCAACCTATCAGAAGACCGTGCCGAAAGCGAAGTTCGATGTGGTTGGCCTGTTCATCAATGCGGCGCTCAAAGCCGGTATAAAGGTCGATCTCACCTACTCGGTGACCAAATACAAGTCCAAGGCAAGCCCGGAGTTCGTCACTCGCCTTGGCGGCAATCCGGATTGGGCTGTAAAGCGGCCGAATCAGGGCAGCATCGATCCCAAAACCGGTAAACCGATCGTTCAGCCATGGACGGTGGTCTGCCTGTCCTGGGCAGCGGCGCGGCAGTTCGAGTTGAACCTCATCGACAAAATGCTGCAGCACTACAAGGGCGTCTCCGGAATCCAGATTGAGGAGCCTGGCTACAGCAGCAACGACTTCTGTGTTTGCACGGCGTGCATGCAGATCTACAAGGACCAGTTTCACATCACCGGAACGCCCGACCTGAAATCTGCCGCAGCGCAGTACGTTCGCATTATCGGTGTCACGCAGTTTCTGCAGGCGCTCCGCAAACTCATGAACACCAAATATCCGGGGCTGAGCCTATCTGCCAACGGCGGCTATGATTTCGCTGCCGCCAAGACAACACTCGGCAGCGATTGGGTGAACTGGGCCAAGGCCGGTCTGATCGATTTCTATGTCGGCCAGGTCTACCAGAGCGATCTGCCTGGCTTCAACGCCCATGTCGCGCAGGTGGTGAATACCATGGGCTTGTACTGCCCGGTTGTAATACTCGTTGGCGTTGGGTGGTACGCTAGCAAGCTGCTGCCAAATGCCAAGAACTCTCCGGTGACCATAACGCAGGAGATTTCTGCATTGCGAACGGACGGAGTGGCCGGTGAAGCCCTCTTCAGCGGTAAGGACATTACCGACACGATTTTCACGCAGGTACACTCTTCATTGTTCACGAGCCCGGTGGGGCTGCCACTACTCAAGTTTGCGCCACCTTAG
- a CDS encoding glycosyltransferase translates to MRVALLAAWAGGHGSRWANGLAERGCEVHLITMHPGTEPLAPGVTPHRLPIPAPAGYYLNSVSLKQLLRRIRPDLLHTHYASGYGTLGRRCGFHPALLSVWGSDVYIFPDQSDRNRRTLLQNLAAADQICSTSQAMADRVRALWPQAPPLHITPFGIDTRRFVPRTGPATCGDEITVGTIKTLKPVYGVDLLIEAFAKAVQISSKQAADRLRLRIVGGGPDRATLEALALQQNVAPVTQFDGQVPHDEVVTRMHQLDIYVALSRSESFGVAVLEASACGLPVVVSNVGGLPEVVRDGETGVVCAAEDVDAAAAAIAGLAADPERRAAMGAAGRRWVCDAYSWPASVDKMMAVYAGMTAGAQA, encoded by the coding sequence ATGCGTGTTGCATTGCTTGCGGCCTGGGCTGGCGGCCACGGGTCACGGTGGGCAAATGGACTGGCGGAGCGTGGCTGTGAGGTTCACCTCATTACCATGCACCCCGGCACTGAGCCACTGGCGCCGGGCGTCACGCCGCATCGCCTGCCAATACCGGCCCCGGCGGGCTACTACCTGAACAGCGTGTCGCTAAAGCAGTTGCTGCGTCGGATTCGACCCGATCTACTCCACACGCACTACGCAAGCGGCTATGGCACGCTCGGCCGCCGCTGCGGCTTCCACCCAGCTCTCCTATCGGTTTGGGGCAGCGACGTCTACATCTTTCCAGATCAATCGGATCGCAACCGCCGCACCTTGTTGCAGAATCTGGCCGCGGCGGATCAAATCTGCTCCACAAGTCAGGCCATGGCAGATCGAGTGCGCGCCTTGTGGCCGCAAGCGCCGCCGCTGCACATTACGCCGTTCGGCATTGATACCCGGCGGTTTGTGCCTCGCACAGGCCCAGCGACCTGTGGCGACGAGATCACGGTCGGCACCATCAAAACGCTCAAGCCGGTATATGGCGTCGATCTACTCATAGAGGCTTTCGCAAAAGCCGTGCAGATTTCGTCGAAGCAAGCTGCCGATAGGCTGCGTCTGCGAATTGTGGGTGGTGGCCCGGACCGGGCTACGCTGGAGGCGCTCGCGCTTCAGCAGAACGTAGCGCCGGTGACGCAATTCGACGGCCAGGTACCACACGACGAGGTCGTCACGAGAATGCACCAACTGGATATCTACGTTGCCCTCAGTCGCTCTGAGAGCTTTGGCGTGGCCGTGCTGGAAGCCTCGGCCTGCGGCTTGCCGGTGGTTGTATCCAACGTCGGTGGCCTGCCCGAGGTGGTTCGCGACGGTGAAACGGGCGTAGTTTGTGCAGCTGAGGACGTGGACGCAGCGGCGGCGGCAATCGCGGGGTTAGCTGCGGATCCGGAGCGTCGCGCTGCGATGGGCGCCGCCGGACGGAGATGGGTGTGCGATGCCTATTCGTGGCCGGCCAGCGTTGACAAGATGATGGCCGTATATGCGGGTATGACCGCGGGCGCACAGGCGTGA
- a CDS encoding 50S ribosomal protein L25 has translation MVSTLVARKTTTVTKGEVKRLRLAGYVPISVQHKGDETVHLELHTAELERFLQEHGEFSLLELELPDGKKKTAIVKSQQREPVYHKLLHVTFQAVSRHDKITAHIPLRFHGEPEEVRNHVAVPQHVLETVEVRSQADHLPDHISADVSAVSTGQALRVRDLAAIAGVEYLTPGDTVLYTVSHLRAEVAPAVAEAVAAEAPEAAPESA, from the coding sequence ATGGTATCGACGTTGGTGGCCCGGAAAACAACCACTGTGACAAAAGGCGAGGTAAAGAGGCTGCGTCTCGCAGGCTATGTTCCCATCTCGGTTCAGCATAAGGGTGACGAGACCGTGCACCTGGAGCTGCATACTGCAGAGCTGGAGCGCTTCCTGCAGGAGCATGGCGAGTTCAGCCTGCTGGAGCTTGAACTGCCGGACGGAAAGAAGAAGACCGCCATCGTAAAGTCGCAACAGCGCGAACCCGTTTACCACAAACTGCTGCATGTAACCTTTCAGGCCGTCTCGCGCCACGACAAGATCACGGCGCACATACCTCTTCGATTTCATGGCGAACCGGAAGAGGTACGAAACCACGTCGCCGTGCCGCAGCATGTACTGGAGACCGTGGAGGTTCGAAGCCAGGCCGATCACCTGCCGGACCATATCAGCGCCGATGTCTCTGCCGTTTCGACAGGACAGGCTCTTCGCGTCCGCGATCTCGCTGCGATTGCGGGTGTGGAGTACCTTACGCCAGGAGACACTGTGCTCTACACGGTCTCTCATCTGCGCGCGGAGGTGGCTCCGGCCGTGGCTGAGGCGGTCGCCGCGGAAGCCCCAGAGGCGGCGCCGGAGTCCGCTTGA
- a CDS encoding acyltransferase: MRRLLNALWREWPLHFVMLAVNWLPDSRPCLQLRGALMRPFLRSAGRNLQIGRNVTVLNAGQLSVGNDVYIAQGTWIAAEEPISLGDEVLIGPYCVLVSAEHTRSDGSYRFGKHRPGPLEIGRGVWLAAHVVVTAGRTIGPGTLVAGGAVVTGDLPANAIAGGIPARVLKEVADE, from the coding sequence ATGCGGCGGCTTCTTAACGCGCTGTGGCGGGAGTGGCCGCTGCACTTCGTGATGTTGGCCGTCAATTGGCTCCCGGATAGCCGGCCGTGCCTGCAGCTGCGAGGCGCGCTGATGCGGCCATTTCTGCGCTCAGCGGGCCGCAACCTGCAGATTGGCCGTAATGTAACGGTGCTTAACGCCGGCCAACTGTCCGTTGGAAACGACGTCTATATCGCGCAGGGAACCTGGATAGCGGCCGAGGAGCCGATCAGCCTCGGCGATGAAGTGCTGATCGGCCCGTACTGCGTTCTGGTGTCTGCCGAGCACACGCGCTCCGACGGATCATACCGATTCGGCAAGCATCGGCCCGGACCACTGGAGATCGGTCGCGGCGTGTGGCTGGCCGCGCACGTGGTCGTGACGGCCGGCCGCACGATCGGACCAGGCACTTTGGTGGCTGGCGGCGCCGTTGTGACCGGTGACCTTCCGGCCAACGCCATTGCAGGCGGCATTCCAGCGCGAGTACTCAAGGAGGTTGCAGATGAGTGA
- a CDS encoding polysaccharide biosynthesis C-terminal domain-containing protein, translating into MPAAARKALGVLNTQIAVYGTQAATAILAARILGPQQRGVMVVAVFVAVLIASAADFGLSDAVAYNIARQHGDRNSMSEARSVCVRWVPVSIAAILLVYLAVQRFAHSIVIRDLGPEVVVASCTLSVAFLIYRVAYGVLVGLQAFSMRNLISVLASAVLLAGILVVILLRLHPTALQLVLIQLFATIVAVAVAMQFVLWKHPAGRAPLPPDWRKTYLAYGAKGATTVFVQHMNYRLDTMIVNAIMGGAAVGVYSAGVSAAQVLLLIPAAVSVVQMPRVASSGQARGVESAPLALGATLYLVAGAAVVLGIGMPFIVMVLYGKAYQGAIAPGLWLLPGMWSVAVLNVMGSTFSGLGRPGCNTVAVACGLVATAALDFTLIPRYGILGAAWASTAAYSLAAIVSIAIFTRVGRMPFRKLLTGTLAEPPKWALARLTVLRSTIPHGNDRERL; encoded by the coding sequence ATGCCAGCCGCAGCCCGGAAAGCACTTGGCGTACTCAACACGCAAATAGCGGTCTACGGCACGCAGGCCGCAACAGCGATTCTCGCTGCCAGAATTCTTGGCCCCCAGCAGCGCGGCGTCATGGTGGTTGCCGTTTTCGTGGCAGTGCTCATCGCGTCGGCGGCCGACTTTGGGCTATCCGACGCCGTAGCGTATAACATTGCCCGGCAGCACGGTGACCGGAACTCAATGTCCGAGGCCCGATCTGTGTGTGTTCGGTGGGTGCCGGTGAGCATTGCGGCGATTCTACTCGTCTACCTGGCCGTTCAGCGCTTCGCCCATTCCATTGTGATCCGCGACCTCGGCCCGGAGGTTGTCGTTGCTTCGTGCACGCTATCGGTGGCATTTCTCATCTATCGCGTGGCGTATGGTGTGCTCGTCGGCCTGCAGGCGTTTTCGATGCGTAACCTCATCAGCGTCCTTGCGTCAGCCGTGCTGTTGGCCGGGATACTGGTGGTAATCCTCTTGCGCCTGCATCCGACCGCGCTTCAACTCGTGCTCATCCAGCTGTTTGCTACGATTGTGGCGGTCGCGGTGGCGATGCAGTTTGTGTTATGGAAGCATCCGGCGGGCAGGGCGCCACTTCCACCGGATTGGCGCAAGACATACCTGGCGTACGGCGCCAAAGGCGCAACGACGGTCTTCGTGCAGCATATGAACTACCGCCTCGACACAATGATCGTCAACGCCATAATGGGCGGGGCGGCCGTGGGGGTATACTCCGCCGGGGTTTCCGCAGCGCAGGTGCTGCTGCTCATTCCGGCAGCGGTCTCGGTGGTACAGATGCCGCGGGTGGCCTCTTCAGGTCAAGCGCGCGGCGTCGAATCGGCGCCGCTCGCGCTGGGCGCCACGCTCTATCTCGTGGCTGGCGCAGCGGTGGTGCTTGGCATCGGAATGCCGTTCATCGTGATGGTGCTGTACGGCAAAGCCTATCAAGGCGCGATAGCGCCGGGCCTGTGGCTCTTGCCCGGGATGTGGTCCGTAGCGGTCCTCAATGTGATGGGCAGCACCTTTTCCGGTCTGGGGCGTCCCGGCTGCAACACCGTTGCTGTGGCGTGTGGGCTCGTCGCCACTGCCGCGCTCGACTTCACACTGATTCCACGTTATGGCATCCTCGGCGCCGCATGGGCCAGTACAGCGGCCTATTCGCTGGCAGCTATAGTTAGTATAGCTATATTTACAAGGGTGGGGCGGATGCCGTTCCGAAAGCTGCTCACAGGCACTCTCGCAGAACCTCCAAAGTGGGCGCTGGCGAGGTTGACTGTGCTGCGCAGCACCATTCCGCACGGCAACGACCGGGAGAGGCTCTAA
- a CDS encoding glycosyltransferase family 4 protein — MELGIYYHILAEERDGGVWVPGFFGRFLDAVAAANTRLVCFMHTGARGNLALDYRLQASNIRFVNAGPAPTALRGTFTPSRWISRIRKELMEPDVLVVRGPCPLLPALCDVRGKRPTALLLVGNLYTAARRSRRGPVRRLLLHMWASYSAAQQTRRASRHLTFINSPQLRHGLTGGPDRVIEIRTTTLSEGDFVERPDTCLSAPLHVLLTGRLERAKGTLDALEVFAQFVAGGHDAHLDIVGWPAEGTPILAEMDEAMHRLGIRDKVTFHGYRAAGPDLFAYYRTADIYLLPSWDESFPRTIWEAMAHSVPVVSTEVGSIPALVGEITELAPARDIEAITHAMNRVVEDPVRRRAMIAGGLALARQNTQERQVDVMMEHLNRLLQTFRGDV; from the coding sequence ATGGAGCTCGGGATCTACTATCACATCCTTGCCGAGGAGCGGGACGGCGGCGTATGGGTACCCGGCTTTTTTGGCCGATTTCTGGATGCGGTCGCGGCAGCCAATACCCGACTCGTGTGCTTTATGCATACCGGTGCGCGAGGCAATCTCGCGCTAGACTACCGTTTGCAGGCGTCGAATATCCGGTTTGTAAACGCCGGACCGGCGCCAACCGCCCTCCGCGGCACCTTCACGCCGAGCCGCTGGATCTCGCGGATTCGTAAGGAGCTGATGGAGCCCGACGTTCTGGTGGTTCGCGGCCCATGCCCGCTGCTGCCGGCGCTTTGCGACGTTCGCGGCAAGCGGCCCACGGCTCTGCTGCTGGTCGGCAACCTCTACACGGCGGCACGCAGGTCGCGCCGCGGACCGGTACGCCGGTTGTTACTACATATGTGGGCCAGCTACAGCGCCGCGCAGCAAACCCGGCGCGCCAGTCGGCACCTGACGTTTATCAACAGCCCACAGCTCCGCCACGGGCTCACGGGCGGGCCGGACCGCGTGATTGAAATACGGACCACCACGCTCTCGGAAGGCGACTTCGTGGAACGGCCGGATACCTGCCTTAGCGCGCCACTTCACGTGCTGCTTACCGGCCGCCTTGAACGTGCGAAAGGGACTTTGGACGCATTAGAGGTGTTTGCTCAGTTCGTTGCCGGCGGGCATGACGCCCACCTGGATATCGTGGGCTGGCCGGCTGAAGGCACGCCCATTCTGGCCGAGATGGATGAGGCGATGCATCGCCTTGGGATACGCGACAAGGTAACATTCCACGGATACCGAGCGGCTGGACCCGACCTGTTCGCGTATTACAGAACCGCAGACATCTACCTGCTGCCGTCGTGGGACGAGTCGTTTCCCCGAACGATCTGGGAGGCGATGGCGCACTCAGTCCCTGTTGTCTCAACCGAGGTTGGTTCAATACCGGCGCTCGTGGGTGAGATCACCGAACTGGCGCCGGCCCGAGACATTGAGGCGATCACGCACGCCATGAACCGCGTCGTTGAGGACCCGGTGCGCCGGCGAGCCATGATTGCCGGCGGCCTGGCGCTTGCGCGGCAGAATACGCAAGAGCGGCAGGTAGACGTCATGATGGAGCATCTCAATCGGTTGCTGCAGACGTTTCGTGGCGATGTGTGA
- a CDS encoding glycosyltransferase family 4 protein, with protein sequence MKPSSPARFILLSPYYPPEVSAVAVRLRAFVRFLAEAGHPVRVLTGMPNHPTGIIFPPYRRRIVMKEQIDGIAVSRVWLYASAGAGIRRLLNYLSFTVTCFLPLLFSRRADYLLVESPPPFIMLPAVLVARLKRMPVLLIVADMWPDTIVALGLMKPGRALRLAQRLERWSYRSAARITSLTTGISERLVAEKGVPAGKVLFLPNGVDLDLYAPAPPDEEVRREYDLPQGPILLYTGTHGFAHGLGVALDAAAMLADTPIQFVFFGSGSEKETLVARARDMQLTNVHFRAPVVQEVIPRLYSLAFAGLSTVADIAMAEEIRPAKTFPIMACGKPVVYSGRGEGARLIADSRAGLVAGVADPRELATAIKRLFEDPELAVEMGSRGREYIREHLAWDHLVAAWLEQLEQAELASRRAS encoded by the coding sequence GTGAAGCCTTCATCGCCGGCGCGATTCATTCTACTTAGCCCGTACTACCCGCCCGAGGTGAGCGCCGTCGCGGTCCGGCTGCGGGCATTCGTGCGCTTCCTGGCGGAAGCCGGTCACCCTGTGCGGGTTCTTACCGGCATGCCGAACCATCCAACCGGCATCATATTCCCGCCATACCGTCGACGCATTGTTATGAAGGAGCAGATCGATGGGATCGCTGTGTCACGCGTTTGGTTGTATGCCAGCGCCGGGGCTGGAATACGGCGCCTTCTTAACTACCTGTCATTTACCGTTACCTGCTTTCTCCCACTCCTGTTCAGCCGGCGAGCCGATTACCTTCTGGTGGAGTCACCGCCGCCGTTCATCATGCTTCCGGCCGTCCTTGTGGCCCGCCTGAAGCGGATGCCGGTACTCCTGATCGTCGCCGATATGTGGCCCGACACGATCGTTGCGCTTGGCCTGATGAAACCGGGACGCGCATTGCGGCTGGCCCAGCGGCTGGAGCGGTGGAGCTATCGATCGGCGGCGCGGATCACCTCGCTTACCACCGGCATATCCGAACGGCTCGTTGCCGAGAAGGGCGTACCGGCGGGTAAGGTGCTCTTCCTGCCGAATGGGGTGGATCTGGACCTGTACGCGCCGGCGCCACCCGATGAAGAGGTACGCCGAGAGTATGATCTTCCGCAAGGCCCGATTCTTCTGTATACCGGCACGCACGGATTCGCGCATGGCCTCGGCGTGGCGCTTGACGCCGCCGCGATGCTGGCGGACACCCCGATACAGTTCGTCTTTTTCGGCTCGGGATCCGAGAAAGAGACGCTGGTTGCGCGAGCCCGCGATATGCAGCTCACCAACGTTCACTTCCGCGCCCCGGTGGTTCAGGAGGTGATACCTCGCCTGTACTCCCTGGCGTTCGCCGGACTCTCCACGGTCGCCGATATTGCAATGGCCGAGGAGATCCGTCCGGCCAAGACCTTCCCCATCATGGCGTGCGGCAAGCCGGTAGTCTATTCCGGGCGTGGTGAGGGAGCGCGGCTAATCGCGGACAGCAGAGCCGGCCTCGTGGCCGGCGTTGCCGATCCCCGTGAGCTCGCCACAGCAATCAAGCGTCTTTTCGAGGATCCGGAGTTGGCTGTCGAGATGGGTTCGCGAGGCCGCGAGTACATACGGGAGCACCTCGCCTGGGATCACCTGGTTGCAGCCTGGCTCGAACAACTGGAGCAGGCTGAGTTGGCAAGCCGCCGCGCGTCCTGA